A genomic segment from Lutzomyia longipalpis isolate SR_M1_2022 chromosome 3, ASM2433408v1 encodes:
- the LOC129793533 gene encoding retinol dehydrogenase 14-like isoform X1, whose product MENSTWAWIGGTIGVVLLLIILLYLLHKFVQGGQFKKDHILMDGKVVIITGANTGIGKESAIDLARRGAKVYMGCRDKKRGEEARLEVIEKSGNPHVYFRPLDLASMASIRTFAANFKNEETRLDVLMNNAGVMMIPKCHTEDGFEMQIGVNHMGHFLLTNLLLDLLKKSAPSRIINVSSLAHSMGQINKADLNSDKSYNRISAYGQSKLANILFTRELARRLEGTKVTVNALHPGVVNTELARHFPAFFHFILRPAMYTIYKTPKSGAQTQIRLAVDPVLEDVTGKYFSDCKEAKPRPQALDDEMAAWLWNESVKWTKLEG is encoded by the exons TAAATTCGTCCAAGGCGGGCAGTTCAAGAAGGATCATATCCTGATGGATGGAAAGGTTGTCATAATAACGGGCGCCAATACGGGCATTGGCAAGGAGTCTGCCATTGATCTAGCACGACGAGGGGCTAAAGTCTACATGGGCTGTCGGGATAAGAAACGTGGCGAAGAAGCACGCTTGGAGGTGATTGAAAAGTCCGGGAATCCGCATGTTTACTTCCGTCCCCTCGATCTGGCCTCAATGGCGTCCATTAGAACATTTGCAGCTAACTTCAAGAACGAGGAGACACGCCTTGATGTTCTCATGAACAATGCTGGAGTGATGATGATCCCCAAATGTCACACTGAGGATGGATTTGAAATGCAAATTGGCGTCAATCACATGGGGCACTTCCTCCTGACAAATCTCCTGCTGGATCTACTCAAAAAATCCGCCCCAAGTCGCATTATTAACGTTTCCAGCTTGGCGCATAGTATGgggcaaataaataaagctgATCTAAATAGTGATAAATCCTACAACCGTATTAGTGCCTATGGACAGTCTAAGCTGGCAAACATCCTCTTCACGCGAGAGCTAGCACGACGTCTCGAGGGGACAAAGGTCACCGTTAATGCTCTTCACCCTGGCGTCGTTAATACCGAACTTGCACGCCATTTTCCggcatttttccattttatactTCGCCCAGCCATGTATACGATCTACAAAACCCCCAAAAGTGGGGCTCAGACGCAAATTCGACTTGCCGTTGATCCGGTTCTAGAAGACGTTACTGGAAAGTACTTCAG TGATTGTAAGGAAGCCAAACCAAGACCCCAAGCCTTGGATGACGAAATGGCAGCCTGGCTATGGAATGAAAGCGTCAAGTGGACCAAATTGGAAGGATAA
- the LOC129793533 gene encoding retinol dehydrogenase 14-like isoform X2 yields the protein MDGKVVIITGANTGIGKESAIDLARRGAKVYMGCRDKKRGEEARLEVIEKSGNPHVYFRPLDLASMASIRTFAANFKNEETRLDVLMNNAGVMMIPKCHTEDGFEMQIGVNHMGHFLLTNLLLDLLKKSAPSRIINVSSLAHSMGQINKADLNSDKSYNRISAYGQSKLANILFTRELARRLEGTKVTVNALHPGVVNTELARHFPAFFHFILRPAMYTIYKTPKSGAQTQIRLAVDPVLEDVTGKYFSDCKEAKPRPQALDDEMAAWLWNESVKWTKLEG from the exons ATGGATGGAAAGGTTGTCATAATAACGGGCGCCAATACGGGCATTGGCAAGGAGTCTGCCATTGATCTAGCACGACGAGGGGCTAAAGTCTACATGGGCTGTCGGGATAAGAAACGTGGCGAAGAAGCACGCTTGGAGGTGATTGAAAAGTCCGGGAATCCGCATGTTTACTTCCGTCCCCTCGATCTGGCCTCAATGGCGTCCATTAGAACATTTGCAGCTAACTTCAAGAACGAGGAGACACGCCTTGATGTTCTCATGAACAATGCTGGAGTGATGATGATCCCCAAATGTCACACTGAGGATGGATTTGAAATGCAAATTGGCGTCAATCACATGGGGCACTTCCTCCTGACAAATCTCCTGCTGGATCTACTCAAAAAATCCGCCCCAAGTCGCATTATTAACGTTTCCAGCTTGGCGCATAGTATGgggcaaataaataaagctgATCTAAATAGTGATAAATCCTACAACCGTATTAGTGCCTATGGACAGTCTAAGCTGGCAAACATCCTCTTCACGCGAGAGCTAGCACGACGTCTCGAGGGGACAAAGGTCACCGTTAATGCTCTTCACCCTGGCGTCGTTAATACCGAACTTGCACGCCATTTTCCggcatttttccattttatactTCGCCCAGCCATGTATACGATCTACAAAACCCCCAAAAGTGGGGCTCAGACGCAAATTCGACTTGCCGTTGATCCGGTTCTAGAAGACGTTACTGGAAAGTACTTCAG TGATTGTAAGGAAGCCAAACCAAGACCCCAAGCCTTGGATGACGAAATGGCAGCCTGGCTATGGAATGAAAGCGTCAAGTGGACCAAATTGGAAGGATAA